The following are from one region of the Corylus avellana chromosome ca1, CavTom2PMs-1.0 genome:
- the LOC132190980 gene encoding receptor-like protein EIX2, producing MPIPPVLVNANSSSPLSFLDLSWNHLNSSVFPWLFKYTNSLVFLNLGVNNLGSIPRAFGNMVALVHLDLSGNNLESIPRAFGKMVALVHLDLSGNNLRGVMPRTLENLHNLQVLDLSYNNISGEVLDLSNFSFLRELRLSHNRLNRSLTKSVGELSMLQVLAVSSNSLEGDVTEAHLSNLSSLNQLDLSFNSLSLKFSSNWVPPFHLDIIRLSSCKLGSAFPQWLQTQKNFSELEMSDVGISDTIPNWFWNLSSNIKLLNLSHNHIKGTIPLHWFSSSFFDYHITDLSYNNFTGPLPQLNSNWSLLNLSNNKFQGSITSICQTNRSSMSDYSHFDLSNNLLSGELPNCWRNKLFFGKFSLANNNFFGRIPDSFGSICDFSIFGSSGLESLDLHNNNFIGELPKSLINCSSLKLLDLGENRLSGRIPTWIGTSLPQLIVRRLASNLFIGHILLQLCHLTSLQILDLSHNDIRGTIPKCLNNFTVMAQMQSSKVSISHVYPLRLSSHRYAFSTYLDNFLVAFKEKYLEYSKTLGLVKVIDLSSNKLQGEIPKEITSLAGLIGLNLSRNLLIGIIPHNIGDMERLESLDLSKNHLSGIIPPNLVDLSFLSCLILSNNSLSGRIPTGTQLQSFNASAYIGNQDLCGLPLLKRCPGDQAAQGPRTSGIDGEGNNQEHANSHEHLWFYTSIVLGFIVGFWGVCGSLLLKSSWRHAYFQYLERIGDWLYVTIAIGMAKLLRK from the coding sequence ATGCCGATTCCTCCTGTGCTTGTCAATGCTAATTCTTCTTCACCACTTTCATTCCTTGATCTCTCTTGGAATCATCTCAACTCCTCCGTATTCCCATGGCTATTCAAATATACCAATAGCCTTGTCTTTCTTAACCTTGGGGTTAACAACCTTGGTTCAATTCCAAGAGCTTTTGGGAATATGGTAGCTCTTGTTCATCTCGACCTCTCTGGCAACAACCTTGAATCAATTCCAAGAGCTTTTGGGAAAATGGTAGCTCTTGTTCATCTCGACCTCTCTGGAAACAACCTTCGAGGGGTGATGCCACGAACTTTGGAGAATCTTCACAACTTGCAAGTATTAGACTTGTCTTACAATAATATAAGTGGAGAGGTACTTgatctttcaaatttctctttcttgagAGAGTTGCGTCTATCCCACAACCGGTTAAATAGAAGTTTAACCAAAAGTGTGGGAGAACTTTCTATGCTCCAAGTTCTAGCTGTGTCTTCAAATTCTTTAGAAGGCGATGtcactgaagcacacttgtcaaATCTTTCCAGTTTAAATCAATTGGACTTGTCTTTTAATTCTTTGTCATTGAAGTTTAGTTCAAATTGGGTTCCCCCATTTCATCTGGATATCATAAGATTGAGTTCTTGCAAATTGGGGTCAGCGTTTCCTCAATGGCTTCAAACACAAAAGAATTTTTCAGAGCTTGAAATGTCAGATGTAGGAATTTCAGATACTATCCCCAACTGGTTTTGGAACCTTTCTTCCAATATAAAGCTCTTAAATCTGTCCCACAACCATATCAAGGGTACCATACCTCTTCATTGGTTTTCATCAAGCTTTTTTGATTATCATATAACAGATTTGAGTTATAACAACTTTACTGGTCCATTGCCACAACTTAATTCTAATTGGAGCCTGTTAAATCTCTCCAATAACAAGTTCCAAGGATCTATTACATCCATATGCCAAACAAATAGATCATCCATGAGTGATTATAGTCACTTTGATCTTTCGAATAACTTGTTATCTGGAGAACTCCCTAATTGTTGGAGGAATAAGCTTTTTTTTGGCAAGTTTAGTTTGGCAAACAATAATTTCTTTGGAAGAATCCCCGATTCTTTTGGAAGCATTTGtgattttagtatttttggtaGCTCTGGACTAGAATCATTGGATTTGCATAACAACAATTTTATCGGAGAATTGCCGAAGTCATTGATAAACTGCTCTTCGTTGAAGCTACTGGATCTTGGAGAAAACAGACTCTCCGGAAGGATTCCAACATGGATAGGCACAAGCCTACCACAATTGATTGTTCGTCGTTTGGCATCAAACTTGTTCATTGGTCACATACTGTTGCAATTATGTCATCTAACTTCTCTCCAAATTTTGGACCTCTCTCACAACGATATTAGAGGAACTATACCAAAATGCCTCAATAACTTCACTGTCATGGCTCAAATGCAAAGCTCAAAAGTAAGCATTTCTCATGTTTACCCTTTGCGGTTGTCCTCCCATCGGTATGCCTTTTCCACCTACCTGGACAATTTCTTGGTggctttcaaagaaaaatatctcGAGTATAGTAAAACTCTTGGACTAGTAAAAGTCATCGATCTTTCAAGCAACAAATTGCAAGGTGAAATTCCAAAAGAAATAACAAGTCTCGCGGGATTAATTGGGTTAAATCTATCTAGAAACTTGTTGATCGGCATCATCCCTCATAATATTGGTGACATGGAGAGATTGGAGTCTTTGGACTTGTCAAAAAATCACCTTTCAGGTATAATTCCGCCAAACCTTGTTGATTTGAGCTTCCTAAGCTGCTTGATTTTGTCAAACAACAGCTTGTCAGGTAGAATCCCAACAGGTACCCAACTCCAGAGTTTCAATGCTTCTGCATATATAGGTAACCAAGATCTTTGTGGCTTGCCTCTTTTGAAAAGATGTCCGGGAGATCAAGCAGCTCAAGGTCCTCGAACTAGCGGCATTGATGGAGAAGGCAATAATCAAGAACATGCAAACTCTCACGAACATTTATGGTTTTATACTAGCATTGTACTTGGATTCATTGTTGGATTTTGGGGTGTTTGTGGATCGTTGCTATTGAAAAGTTCTTGGAGGCATGCCTATTTCCAGTACCTTGAGAGAATAGGAGATTGGCTCTATGTAACAATAGCTATCGGCATGGCCAAATTACTGAGAAAGTGA